The Thalassoroseus pseudoceratinae genome has a segment encoding these proteins:
- a CDS encoding ELWxxDGT repeat protein — protein sequence MTIQKFWSTVLSQIGNHGNSGRRRHSPLTRVIDVLEDRTLLSGVQPQLVKDINPGSDGSVNFGSELTNVNGTLFFTADDGTNGEELWMSDGTVAGTVLVKDINPGSGSSVNLISELTNVGGTLFFRADDGINGRELWMSDGTAAGTVMVKDINPGGNSSWPNNLTNVDGTLFFTAVDGTNGEELWMSDGTAAGTVMVKDINPGTGHSVDFNSELINVDGTLFFTADDGTNGEELWMSNGTAASTVLVQDIRPGGGSSEPTNLTNVDGTLFFSANDGANGRALWQSDGTGTAAGTMLVKDIQPGTDNAFIFGELTNVDGTLFFRADDDTNGRELWMSDGTAAGTVLVKDINPGSESSFPDDFINVDGTLFFAANDGTNGDELWMSDGTAAGTVLVKDINPGAGGSVQSDPQLTNVGGTVFFAAIDGTNGEELWMSDGTAAGTVLVQDILPGFLGSEPDVLTNVDGTLFFVAKNFSDGLELHRLTETADLSIDDVTQDEDAGAMTFTVTLDCPLSTDVTVDYATALDSAEADDFTAVMDSVTIPAGETSMTFTVDVTADGTVEADEQFFVNLSNPQGGGASVTIADDQGVGTILNDDAATLSIDDVTQDEDAGAMTFTVSLDAAVDEDVSVDVATAPDSAEADDFIAVMDSITIPAGETSMTFTVDVTADGTVEADEQFFVNLSNPQGGGASVTIADDQGVGTILNDDAATLSIDDVTQDEDAGAMTFTVSLDAAVDEDVSVDVATAPDSAEADDFIAVMDSITIPAGETSMTFTVDVTADGTVEADEQFFVNLSNPQGGGASVTIADDQGVGTILNDDTATLSIGDVTQDEDAGAMTFTVSLDAAVDEDVSVDVATAPDSAKADDFTAVMNSITIPAGETSVTFNVDVTADGTVEADEQFFVNLSNPQGGGANVTIADNQGVGTILNDDTAMLSIGDVTQDEDAGAMTFTVSLNAAVDEDVSVDVATAPDSAEADDFTAVMDSVTIPAGETSMTFTVEVTADGTVEADEQFFVNLSNPQGGGASVTIADNQGVGTILNDDSTTPPPQLIDQPLNQTAINGSFRHVVSGNFDSVPAEAGIADDLFFWDPVAGINRFVFGDGSMSTNTVPLPLLNGNDFTQVLAGYFDGGNGTDLFFWNPRTGRNRLVHGEGGVETNVIDPPAINGNDFSTMVAANLDNNGPEDLFFWDPRSGRNRIVHYTAANLGSDTGVGAIQTNVVPTTALNGNSYQSVHVGEFIAGGSQLPELMFISLATGANRIVELSSNAGLQTGFSNFRNNVLPPSAFNGSDFSQIAIGNVNQDGLDDVFAWAAGRGRNRVALTNPNPSSLSTVETNPVNPGAINGEYDHVVRLTDQVFSNSLTDSFFFWDEITGRNRRASA from the coding sequence ATGACGATACAGAAGTTTTGGTCCACTGTACTTTCTCAGATTGGCAACCATGGGAATTCTGGTCGCCGCCGCCATTCGCCTCTTACCCGAGTGATTGACGTGCTCGAAGACCGCACGCTGCTTAGCGGGGTTCAACCTCAACTCGTCAAGGACATTAATCCGGGAAGCGACGGTTCAGTGAACTTCGGTTCGGAGTTGACCAACGTGAACGGCACGCTCTTCTTCACCGCCGATGACGGCACGAACGGGGAGGAACTGTGGATGTCCGACGGGACCGTCGCCGGCACCGTTTTGGTCAAAGACATCAATCCGGGAAGCGGCAGTTCGGTCAACTTGATTTCGGAGTTGACTAACGTGGGTGGCACGCTCTTCTTCCGCGCCGACGACGGCATCAATGGCCGGGAACTGTGGATGTCCGACGGGACCGCCGCCGGCACCGTAATGGTCAAAGACATCAATCCGGGCGGCAACAGCTCGTGGCCCAACAATTTGACCAACGTGGACGGCACGCTCTTCTTCACCGCCGTCGACGGCACGAACGGGGAGGAACTGTGGATGTCCGACGGGACCGCCGCAGGGACCGTAATGGTCAAAGACATCAATCCGGGAACCGGCCATTCGGTCGACTTCAATTCGGAGCTGATCAACGTGGACGGCACGCTCTTCTTCACCGCCGACGACGGCACGAACGGGGAGGAACTGTGGATGTCCAACGGGACCGCCGCGAGCACCGTTTTGGTCCAAGACATTCGTCCGGGAGGCGGCAGTTCGGAGCCCACCAATTTGACCAACGTGGACGGCACGCTCTTCTTCAGCGCCAACGACGGCGCCAACGGCCGGGCACTGTGGCAGTCCGACGGGACCGGGACCGCCGCGGGCACCATGTTGGTCAAAGACATCCAACCGGGAACCGACAATGCGTTCATCTTTGGTGAGTTGACTAACGTGGACGGCACGCTCTTCTTCCGCGCCGATGACGACACCAACGGCCGGGAACTGTGGATGTCCGACGGGACCGCCGCGGGCACCGTTTTGGTCAAAGACATCAATCCAGGAAGCGAAAGTTCGTTCCCTGATGACTTTATCAACGTAGACGGCACGCTCTTTTTCGCCGCCAACGACGGCACCAACGGGGACGAATTGTGGATGTCCGACGGGACCGCTGCGGGCACCGTTTTGGTCAAAGACATCAATCCAGGAGCCGGTGGTTCGGTGCAATCCGACCCGCAGTTGACCAACGTGGGCGGCACGGTCTTTTTCGCCGCCATCGACGGCACGAACGGGGAGGAACTGTGGATGTCCGACGGGACCGCTGCGGGCACCGTATTGGTCCAAGACATCTTACCGGGATTCCTCGGTTCGGAGCCCGATGTGTTGACCAACGTGGACGGCACGCTCTTCTTCGTCGCCAAAAACTTTTCAGACGGCCTTGAACTGCACCGTTTGACTGAAACGGCGGACCTGTCCATCGACGACGTGACTCAGGACGAAGACGCCGGGGCGATGACCTTCACCGTCACACTGGATTGCCCGCTGAGCACCGACGTGACGGTCGATTACGCTACCGCCCTAGATTCGGCCGAAGCGGACGACTTTACCGCCGTGATGGATTCGGTCACGATTCCCGCCGGTGAGACCTCAATGACGTTCACTGTGGACGTGACCGCCGATGGCACGGTGGAAGCTGACGAACAATTCTTCGTGAATCTATCCAACCCCCAAGGTGGCGGGGCCAGTGTCACGATCGCGGACGATCAGGGCGTGGGTACGATTCTCAACGACGATGCCGCCACGCTCTCGATCGACGATGTGACCCAAGATGAAGACGCCGGGGCGATGACCTTCACCGTCTCGCTGGACGCCGCCGTCGACGAGGACGTGAGCGTGGATGTCGCCACCGCCCCAGATTCGGCCGAAGCCGACGACTTCATCGCCGTGATGGATTCGATCACAATTCCCGCCGGCGAGACCTCAATGACGTTCACTGTGGACGTGACCGCCGATGGCACGGTGGAAGCTGACGAACAATTCTTCGTGAATCTATCCAACCCCCAAGGTGGCGGGGCCAGTGTCACGATCGCGGACGATCAGGGCGTGGGTACGATTCTCAACGACGATGCCGCCACGCTCTCGATCGACGATGTGACCCAAGATGAAGACGCCGGGGCGATGACCTTCACCGTCTCGCTGGACGCCGCCGTCGACGAGGACGTGAGCGTGGATGTCGCCACCGCCCCAGATTCGGCCGAAGCCGACGACTTCATCGCCGTGATGGATTCGATCACAATTCCCGCCGGCGAGACCTCAATGACGTTCACTGTGGACGTGACCGCCGATGGCACGGTGGAAGCTGACGAACAATTCTTCGTGAATCTATCCAACCCCCAAGGTGGCGGGGCCAGTGTCACGATCGCGGACGATCAGGGCGTGGGTACGATTCTCAACGACGATACCGCCACGCTCTCGATCGGCGATGTGACCCAAGACGAGGACGCCGGGGCGATGACCTTCACCGTCTCGCTGGACGCCGCCGTCGACGAGGACGTGAGTGTGGACGTCGCCACCGCCCCAGATTCGGCCAAGGCGGACGACTTCACCGCCGTGATGAATTCGATCACGATTCCCGCCGGTGAGACTTCGGTGACGTTCAACGTGGACGTGACCGCTGACGGCACGGTGGAAGCCGACGAACAATTTTTTGTGAATCTGTCCAACCCTCAAGGTGGCGGGGCCAACGTCACGATCGCCGACAATCAGGGCGTGGGCACGATTCTCAACGACGATACCGCCATGCTCTCGATCGGCGATGTGACCCAAGACGAAGACGCCGGGGCAATGACCTTCACCGTCTCGCTGAACGCCGCCGTCGACGAGGACGTGAGCGTGGACGTCGCCACCGCCCCAGATTCGGCCGAGGCGGACGACTTCACCGCCGTGATGGATTCGGTCACGATTCCCGCCGGTGAGACTTCGATGACGTTCACTGTGGAGGTGACTGCCGACGGCACGGTGGAAGCCGACGAACAGTTCTTTGTGAATCTGTCCAACCCCCAAGGTGGCGGGGCCAGCGTCACGATCGCCGACAATCAGGGCGTGGGCACGATTCTCAACGACGACTCCACAACGCCGCCGCCACAACTGATCGATCAACCCCTCAACCAAACGGCAATCAACGGTAGCTTCCGGCATGTCGTCAGCGGGAATTTCGACAGCGTGCCGGCCGAAGCGGGCATTGCGGACGATCTTTTCTTCTGGGACCCTGTCGCGGGGATTAATCGCTTCGTCTTCGGCGACGGGAGCATGTCAACGAACACCGTGCCCTTGCCATTGCTCAATGGCAATGACTTCACGCAGGTACTCGCGGGCTACTTCGACGGTGGCAACGGGACCGACTTATTCTTTTGGAATCCTAGAACGGGACGCAATCGACTCGTGCATGGTGAAGGGGGAGTCGAGACGAATGTAATCGATCCGCCAGCTATCAACGGCAACGATTTCAGCACCATGGTCGCTGCGAACCTCGACAACAATGGGCCGGAGGATTTATTCTTCTGGGATCCCCGCTCAGGACGCAACCGGATCGTGCACTACACTGCAGCGAATCTCGGCAGCGACACAGGCGTCGGCGCGATTCAGACGAATGTCGTCCCCACAACAGCGCTCAATGGGAATAGCTACCAATCGGTGCATGTTGGCGAGTTCATCGCGGGTGGAAGTCAGTTGCCAGAGTTGATGTTTATCAGTCTGGCCACCGGAGCCAACCGCATTGTGGAGCTGTCGTCGAACGCTGGACTCCAGACCGGTTTTTCCAACTTCCGTAACAATGTGTTACCGCCGAGTGCATTTAATGGGTCCGACTTTTCCCAGATCGCCATCGGCAACGTCAACCAGGATGGCTTGGATGATGTGTTCGCTTGGGCTGCCGGCCGAGGCCGTAATCGGGTGGCACTGACCAATCCCAATCCCAGCAGTTTGTCGACGGTTGAAACGAATCCGGTCAATCCCGGTGCCATCAACGGCGAATACGACCATGTCGTCCGCCTGACCGATCAAGTCTTCAGCAATAGCCTTACCGACAGCTTCTTCTTCTGGGACGAAATTACCGGTCGGAACCGCCGAGCGTCTGCCTGA
- a CDS encoding calcium-binding protein, with the protein MVDFERGVVGIEDTVSGDLDQDTSSVLGSRGDDHMVLRQLGPQFFVVDLLNEAGEVTRQTTFTLPSDVERLALEGGTGDDRIEVGHGVTRNVVLIGGAGNDFLLGGAGRDWLIGDDIADSSLYGNRSPRAAVQPVFKPTLGTSDGNDVLDGGAGDDVLEGGLGSDYLNGCEGNDTLYGQDGEDFLYGGEGRDNQYGGAGDDYLEAGEGLLGDLLYGEDGNELMVGGAGADVLSGGDGQDRLFGGGLLDMLSGGDDDDLLVGEAGRDFLFGGDGEDDLYAGFNRDARIAEGLDPGTIPVDDVNWLAQYDDLLSREREVFNEVVELETEQSAKEERRDALLALQIRTTE; encoded by the coding sequence ATGGTCGACTTCGAACGCGGCGTCGTGGGTATTGAGGATACGGTCTCCGGCGATCTGGACCAAGATACCTCTTCGGTGCTTGGCTCGCGCGGCGACGATCACATGGTCTTGCGACAACTCGGTCCGCAATTCTTCGTGGTCGATCTGCTCAACGAAGCCGGCGAGGTCACGCGGCAAACCACGTTCACATTGCCGTCCGACGTCGAGCGGCTCGCGCTGGAAGGCGGAACTGGAGACGATCGCATCGAGGTCGGTCACGGCGTTACGAGGAACGTCGTACTTATTGGCGGAGCAGGCAACGACTTCCTGCTGGGGGGAGCGGGTCGCGACTGGCTCATCGGCGACGATATTGCCGATTCGTCCCTCTACGGAAATCGCTCGCCGCGTGCTGCAGTGCAACCGGTTTTCAAACCGACCCTGGGTACGTCCGATGGAAACGATGTGCTCGATGGTGGGGCCGGTGACGATGTGCTCGAAGGTGGCCTGGGCAGCGATTACTTAAATGGCTGCGAAGGGAACGACACGCTTTACGGCCAGGACGGCGAGGACTTTCTTTACGGCGGCGAGGGCCGAGATAATCAGTACGGCGGTGCTGGGGACGACTATCTCGAAGCTGGCGAAGGTTTGCTCGGGGATCTGCTCTATGGCGAAGATGGAAACGAGCTAATGGTGGGTGGCGCCGGGGCCGACGTGCTCTCCGGCGGCGACGGCCAAGACCGGCTGTTCGGCGGCGGTCTGCTCGATATGCTATCGGGCGGTGACGACGACGACCTACTCGTCGGCGAAGCCGGTCGCGACTTCCTTTTCGGCGGCGATGGAGAAGACGATCTGTATGCCGGCTTCAATCGCGACGCGCGTATCGCGGAGGGTCTCGACCCTGGGACAATTCCCGTCGACGACGTCAACTGGCTCGCGCAGTACGACGACTTGCTCAGCCGTGAGCGGGAAGTGTTCAATGAGGTCGTCGAACTCGAAACGGAACAATCCGCCAAGGAAGAGCGTCGCGACGCGTTGCTTGCGTTACAAATCCGCACCACCGAATAG